In Anomaloglossus baeobatrachus isolate aAnoBae1 chromosome 3, aAnoBae1.hap1, whole genome shotgun sequence, one genomic interval encodes:
- the CAB39 gene encoding calcium-binding protein 39, giving the protein MPFPFGKSHKSPADIVKNLKESISVLEKQDISDKKAEKATEEVSKNLVAMKEILYGTNEKEPQTEAVAQLAQELYNSGLLGTLVADLQLIDFEGKKDVAQIFNNILRRQIGTRTPTVEYICTQQNILFMLLKGYESPEIALNCGIMLRECIRHEPLAKIILWSEQFYDFFRYVEMSTFDIASDAFATFKDLLTRHKLLSAEFLEQHYDRFFSEYEKLLHSENYVTKRQSLKLLGELLLDRHNFTIMTKYISKPENLKLMMNLLRDKSRNIQFEAFHVFKVFVANPNKTQPVLDILLKNQSKLIEFLSKFQNDRTEDEQFNDEKTYLVKQIRDLKRPAQQEA; this is encoded by the exons ATGCCATTTCCCTTTGGGAAGTCCCATAAGTCTCCTGCAGACATAGTGAAGAACCTGAAGGAAAGCATATCAGTACTGGAGAAGCAGGACATCTCGGACAAGAAAGCAGAGAAG GCAACTGAAGAAGTATCCAAAAACCTGGTGGCTATGAAGGAGATCCTTTATGGGACAAATGAGAAGGAACCTCAGACTGAAGCCGTGGCTCAGCTCGCTCAGGAACTGTACAACAGCGGCCTTCTTGGCACTTTAGTGGCCGACCTCCAGCTCATAGACTTTGAG GGCAAGAAGGACGTGGCTCAGATCTTCAACAATATTTTACGAAGGCAGATTGGCACGCGAACCCCGACAGTGGAATATATATGCACCCAGCAGAATATTCTCTTCATGCTGTTGAAAGG GTATGAGTCCCCAGAAATTGCTTTGAATTGTGGAATCATGCTGCGAGAATGTATTAGGCACGAGCCGCTTGCCAAGATTATATTGTGGTCTGAGCAGTTCTATGACTTCTTCCGATACGTAGAGATGTCAACGTTTGATATCGCTTCTGATGCCTTCGCTACATTTAAG GACCTATTGACTAGACATAAACTTCTGAGTGCCGAATTTTTGGAACAGCATTATGACCGG TTCTTCAGTGAATATGAGAAACTGTTGCACTCCGAAAACTATGTGACAAAGAGACAGTCGCTGAAG CTACTTGGGGAACTTCTCTTGGATCGACACAATTTCACGATTATGACAAAGTATATCAGTAAACCGGAAAACCTAAAGCTGATGATGAATTTGCTACGTGACAAGAGCCGCAACATCCAATTTGAAGCTTTCCACGTGTTTAAG GTATTTGTAGCTAACCCGAACAAGACACAGCCTGTGCTGGATATCCTCCTCAAGAACCAGAGTAAGCTGATTGAATTCCTCAGCAAATTTCAGAACGATCGCACTGAGGACGAGCAGTTTAACGATGAGAAAACCTACCTAGTGAAACAGATCCGGGACCTGAAAAGACCTGCGCAGCAAGAGGCCTGA